The genomic interval CCGTTCGACGCGGTCGCCCAACTCGGCGTACGAGATGCGGGTGCGGCCCTCGACCACGGCCTCCCGCTCGCCGTACCGCTCGGCGGCACTCCGTACCAGCTCCGGGATGCTGTCCCATGCGACGTCCCCGTCACCACCCATAGCAAGGCCTCCCACACACCACTAGCTGACTAACCGTCAGATTAGCTGTAGCCTGACGCGCTGTCAGTAGTCATGGGACGCGACCATCGCGGAGGTGCCCGGCGTGACGACGCTCAAAGATGCGACGGCGATAGTCGGCACAGGACAGACATCTTTCGCCAGACAACTCCCCGAATCGGAAAAGACGTTGGCCTGCCGGGCCATCCTCGCCGCGCTCGACGACGCCGGAATCGACCCGTCCGAGGTCGACGGTCTCGCCTCGTACACGATGGAGGAGACGGACGAGGTCGAGGTCGCGAAGGCCATCGGAGCCGGCGACGTGACCTTCTTCAGCAAAGTCGGGTACGGCGGAGGCGGTTCCTGCGCCACCGTCGCCCACCTCGCCTCCGCCATCGCCACCGGACAGGCGAGCGTGGGTGTCGCCTGGCGTTCGCGCAAGCGGGGATCGGGGCCGCGGCCCTGGAAGAACACCGCCGTCCAGCTCCCCACCCCCGCCCAGTGGACCCGCCCCTTCGGGCTCCTGCGGCCCGCCGACGAGATCGGGATGCTCGCGCGCAGATACATGCACGAGTACGGCGCCACCCGCGACCACCTCTTCAATGTGGCGCTCGCCTGCCGGAATCGCGCCAACCAGAACCCCGCCGCGATCATGTACGAGCGCCCGCTCACCCGCGACATGTATATGACCTCGCGCTGGATCAGCGAGCCGCTCTGCCTCTTCGACAACTGCCTGGAGACGGACGGCGCGTTGGCCTGCGTCATCGTCTCCGCCGAGCGCGCCCGCGACTGCCGCCAGAAGCCCGTGTACGTCCACTCCGTCGCCCAGGGCCTGCCTGCCCAGCACCACGGCATGGTCAATTACTGGAACGACGACCCGCTGACCGGCCCCGCCTGGACCGCCGCCCGCCAGCTCTGGAAACAGGCCGACTTCGGCCCGGAGGACGTCGACGTCGCGCAGATCTACGACGCCTTCACCCCCCTCATCCCCCTCTCCTTGGAGGGCTACGGCTTCTGCGGGCGCGGCGAAGGCGCGGCCTTCACCGAGGGCGGCGCACTGGAGAGCGGCGGGCGGCTGCCGATCAATACCGGGGGTGGTGGGCTGAGCGAGGCGTACGTACACGGCTTCAACCTCATCACCGAGGGCGTCAAGCAGCTGCGCGGCACCAGCACCGCGCAGGTGCCGGACGCCGGCACCTGCCTGGTCACCGCCGGTGAGGGTGTTCCGACGTCCGCCCTGCTGCTGAGGAGCTGAAACATGACCGACAGCCTCTTGACGCCCGTGGCCGACGACGACGGGGCACCCTTCTGGGAGTACGCCGCCAGGGGCGAACTCCGCATCCAGGCCTGCGCCGCCCCCGCCTGCGGCGAGCTGCGCTTTCCGCCCCGGCCCTGCTGTCCGCACTGCCGGTCCTTCGACAGCGAGTGGCGTCGGATGAGCGGGAAGGGGCGGATCTGGTCGTACGTCCTGCCCCACCCGCCACTCCTGCCCGCTTACGCCGCCCAGGCCCCGTACAACGCAGTCGTCGTCGAGCTCGCCGACGCCCCGCACATCCGGCTGGTGGGGAACGTGGTGACCGGCGCGGAGGCGGCTCTCGACTCGGTCGACCCCGCCCGACTGCGCATCGGCGCGAAGGTGCACGCCGTCTTCACCGCGGGCCCGGGGGGCGTTACGGTGCCTCGCTGGCTGCTGGAGCGGTCGTGAGCATCCGTGTCGAGCGGGACAAGGAGAGCGGCGTCGCGGTCGTCACCCTCGACCGGGCGCACAAGCACAATGCCGTCGACCTGGACATGGCCGGTCAACTGTCCTCCGCCTGGCGCGACTTCCGGTTCGACGACAACGTGCGGGCGGTGGTCGTGACGGGTGCGGGCGAGAAGGCTTTCTGCACCGGCATCGACCGTGACGTGGACGTGCCTCAGCCGTCGTCGCCGTACTCGGTCGACGATCCGCTCATCGCCATCGGGCCGAAGGCGAACGACCTGTGGAAACCGGTGATCGCGGCGGTGCGGGGAATGGCGTGCGGCGGTGCGTTCTATCTGCTGGGGGAGGCCGAGTTCATCGTCGCCGCCGAGGACGCGGTCTTCTTCGACCCGCATACGACGTACGGGATGGTCAGCGCGTACGAGGCGATCTACATGGCGCAGCGGATGCCGTTCGGGGAAGTGGCCCGGATGGCGCTGATGGGCACGGCGGAACGGGTGTCGGCGCGGCGGGCGTACGAGACGGGCCTCGTGTCCGAAGTGGCGGAACCGGGCGATGAGCTGAAGGCCGCGGTGCGGTGCGCGGAGGTGATCGCGTCGTACCCGACGGAGGCGGTGCAGGGGACGGTACGTGCGGTGTGGGCGGCGAAGGAGGGTGCCCGCAGCCAGGCTCTGGCGCAGGCACCGCACCTCGTTGCACTCGGGAATCTGCCGCCGGAGCGGCAGGCGGCTCTCTTCACCGCCCGCCGACCGGAATTCCGCACGCGCTAGGGCGGCGTCAGGAGATGACGCGCTGCACCTTGGAGAGGGTGCACTTGCCGCCGGAGGTCGCGCCGTCCTGGGGTGTGTACGGCGTGGCGACGTCCAGCTTGTCCGTCCTGCCGGGGAGCACCATGGGGATGGTGGGGTTGCGCTCCCCGATGCTCGTACCGCTCGGGTCGGTGAAGGACACCGTGAACGTGTACGTGTAGTTCTCGGACGTGCTGCTGTTGGTGGCGCTGATGGCGGCGACGATGCCTCGGGAGGGGTCGTACTCGCAGGAGTCGATCCGTACGTCCCTGATGGCCTTGTTGTTGCTGCCCGTGCCCGAGACGGAGCCGGTGGTGGTGCCCGAGCTGGTGGAGCCGGTGGTGCCGCCGGTCGTGGTGGAGCTGCCCGACGTGGTGTCGTCGCCGTAGCTCGAACCACCCGTGCTGCTACTACTACTGCTGCCGCTGCTGCTGTTGTCGCAGCTACCGCCGCTGGAACCACGCGCTCCGGTCAACGCGAAGACTGCGATACCAAAGACGGCTACAGCGCGGACATGGCGAAGCTTCACGCTTCAACCCCCGTTGAAATCAGAGAAATCAGAGACATCAGAGAAATTCAGCGCGCGATTGACGCGCGCACGTCACCCTAGTGGGGTGCCGGACGCACCTGCAAAACGCGTGCCCGCGGGACATGACCGGAAATCGCGCGTCGCCTTAACTACAGCGAAGAAGCACCTGACATGGAGCGCCCGTGGGCGTAGCGTCGGCGTCTGCGGCGGGTGTCGCAAGCTCATTCGGAGGAGGACGACATTGTTCCGCAGTGTGCTCGGGTGGGTGCTTGGGCTTCTTGGGGCGGCGGCTGCCGTTCTGAGCCCCTTCCGTGCCTGGTACGACGGCCGTTCCGGTCGCGACTACCGCGTCCAGGACCTGTTCGGCGGCATCACGGACAGCGAGCCCGGGCTCGCTGGGTCGATTCTGTTGCCGTTTGCGATTGCGGCCGGGCTCGCGCTGGTCGGCCTGGCGGCGAGGTCCCGGGCGGCCGTTGCCCTGGCCGGGGTTGTCGTGATCGCCTTCACCGTCCTGTGGATGGTCCGCCTGGGGCAGGTGGTGGACAGCGTCAGCGTCAAGAGTGACGGGACGGGGCTGGACCTCGGCGTCGCGAACGCGCTCGGCGGCGGCGTACTGCTGCTGCTCGCCGCGGCCGTGATGCGCGGCCGCGGTCAACAACAGCAGTCGGACAGGTCTGACCGCTCGGACAGGGAGGCTTCCGCTCAGGCGTGAGCGCCCGACGGGCGGCCCGTCGCCGTGCCCTTCACCGCGTCCAGGGCGTACACACAGCGGTCCTTGCTGCACGCGTACACCACCCCGCCCTGCGCGACCGGCGACCCCGTGATCTCGCCGCCCGTCGCGAGTTTCCAGCGCAGTTGGCCGCCGCTCGCGTCCAGCGTGTAGAGGCAGTGGTCGGCCGAGCCGAAGTGGACGCGGCCGTCGGAGACCACGGGGGTGCCGATGACCTCGCCGCCCGCCGCGAAGCGCCACTTCGGGGTGCCGGTGACCGCGTCCAGGGTGTAGAGCGCGCTGCCGCTGCCGACGTGGATGTTGCCTGCCGCGACGAGGACCGGCTCGATGGACTTGCGGGACTCGGTGGCGATACGCCAGCGGTCCTTGCCGGTGGAGGCGTCGAGGGCGTACACCGTGCCGAGGTAGTCGGCGAGGTAGACACCGCCGCCCGTCACGGCGGGCCCCGGCGCGAACGCGGGCGGGCAGAGGAAGACCGCGGGCGCCTCGAAGTGCCAGCGCACATGGCCGCTGACCGTATCGATGGCGAGGACGCGGGTGCCCGCGGAGACGTAGACGTAGCCGTCCGGCGCGGGTGTGACGCGCACCGGCACTCCGCCGCAGGCTGCTGCGTCGCCGATCGGGTACGACCAACGCTCCGTGCCCGTACGGGAGTCGAGCGCGCGCAGCCGCGCGTTCTGCCATACGTACACCGTGTCGTCGTGTACGGCGGGACCGGCCTCCGGGGTCTCGAAGTCGGTCTGGGCGCCGGTGAGTTCCCACAGCTTCTGGCCGTTGGACGCCTCCCAGGCCTGGACGCCACCGCCCCGCGTGCCGGTCACGACGGTGCCGCGGTCGGCCTTGAGCGAGTACACCCAGGCGTCCGTCTGCAGCCGCCACCGCTCGGCGCCGTCGGCCGCGTCGAGGGCGTACAGCGTGGGGCCGTCGGATGCGTGGATACGTCCGCCCGCGACGGCCATCGCCCAGGCGACGTCACGCGTCTTGAACTGGCGCCGCCCGCTGGCCACATCGAGGGCGTGGACCTCGAAGGAGGTGACGTAGACGAGGTCGCCGGCGACGGCCGGGGTCCCCCACACGTCGTTGGACATACGGAACCGCCACGGCCGCCATCCCCCGGCAGGCCCCGCTCCGTCGGCCGAGGGCCCGGGCTGCGGCACCGACGGCGGCGCGGAGGAGGAAGTGGGGGAGGGTGGGGACGAGGGTGCGGGCGAGGCCACGATGCCGGTGACCGCTTCCGCACCGTTCACCCCGGCCGGCGGCCTGATCCAGCCAGTGGCGTTCTCCCCGTGCACGGGGGCCGTACCGGCGCGGGTTTCGGCCACGCGCGGACCCGGCCCGATGGGCACCTTTGACCCGGGCAGCCGTACGGCATGGTGCGGAGCCGGCGCGGCGTGCGCACCATGCCCGGCGTGAGCACCCTGCGGGGCGTGAGCTGCCTGGGCCGGGTGTGCGGCCTGGGCCGGCTGGAGGTGTGCCGCGGGCGGCGGGCCCGGCGGGCGCGGCGGTGTGGCGTGCGCGCGGGGCGGGGGCGTATTGCGCGCACTCGGCGTACTCGGCGGGACGGCCCGGCCGCCCCGCCGCTGCTCGATCATCGCGGTCGCCCGTTCGGGCAGCCACGCGGACGCCGTACCGCTGTCGTCCTGTCCCGAGGCGAAGAGGTGCGGCGAGAGCTGCGCCTGGAGGTCGGCCGGGCTGGGCCGCAGCACGGCCTCCATCTGCATGCACGACTCGATCAGCGGCCGCAGCTCGTCGGGCAGGCCCTCGACGTCGGGGCCCTCGCGCAGCAGCATGAAGACCGTCTCGACCGGGTTCGCACCGTGGAAGGGCGCATGCCCGGTCGCCGCGAAGACCAGGGTCGAGCCGAGCGAGAAGATGTCGGAGGCGCCCGTCACGCTGCGCGAGTCGCGCGCCTGCTCGGGCGACATGTAGGCGGGGGTGCCGACGGCCACGTTGGTCATGGTCAGCCGGGTGTTGGACACCCCGGAGGCGATACCGAAGTCGATGACGCGGGGCCCGTCCTCCACCACCAGGACGTTCGACGGCTTGAGGTCGCGGTGGACCAGGCCCGCCCCGTGGATGGACTGGAGCGCCTCGGCGATGCCGGCGGCCAGCCAGCGCACCGCCTGGGCCGGCATCGGCCCGCATTCGTTCACTATTTCTTCGAGCGAGGGAGCGGGCACGTACGCGGTGGCCAGCCACGGCACCGCGGCCCGCGGATCGGCGTCCACGACCGCAGCCGTGTAGAACCCGCTGACCGCCCTCGCCGCCTCCACCTCACGCGTGAAGCGGACGCGGAACAGCTGGTCCTCGGCGAGCTCGGTCCGTACCGTCTTGATCGCCACCCGCCGGCCCGACGCCGACCGCGCGAGATAGACCAGCCCCATGCCGCCGGCCCCGAGCCGTCCCAGCACCTCGAACGGGCCGATCCGTCGCGGGTCGTGCTGCGTCAGCTGCTCCACCACTTGCCTGCCACCTCCCCGTACGAGGCTCCGAACACAGCCCCATGCAGCGTCTCACCACCGGGCACCACCCAGGGGTGCGCACCCTGATTCTTCCTGTCCGAGGCGGTGGTGGCGAACCCGGGGGCGGACCGGGGTGTCTCACCCCGATTCGGACACGTCACGCAGGTGCGCAATGCGCCTTTTCTTCACTGATGTGAAGGTTATGCGGCGGTCTCTTCCGGCTCTGCGAGTACGGCGAAGGTTGCGCCCTGATTGTCGGTGAGCACCGCAATACGTCCGTAGGGGGTGTCGAAGGGCTCTGCCTGGATGCGGCCGCCCTGAGCGACGGCCGTCGCAGCGGCCTCGTCGCAGTCCTCGACGACGAAATAGATCATGAAGTGGTCCGGCATCTCGGCCGGGAAGACGTCCCCTATGAGACTGCGACCGCCGATGGCCGTGTCGGGTCCCGCGTCGGCGCCTGCCGGGGACCAGGTTCTGAAGTCCTGGCCTGCTTCTTCCAGATCGAAGCCCTGGAAGCCGAAAACCGTCTCGTAGAAGGGGTCGGTCAGTTCCTTACGGCGCGAGTAGACCTCGGTCCAGCAGAAGGATCCCGGCTCGTCGCGCTTCTCGAAACCGGCGTGCGTGCCCGCCTGCCAGAGCCCGAAGACGGCGCCGCCGGGGTCGGCGGCCATGGCCATCGTTCCGAGCGGGGGTACGGGCACGGGGTCCGTCACCATCTGACCGCCGGCGTCCTTGATCTTTCGGGCGAGGGCGGCGGCATCGTCCGTGGCGAAGTAGACGCCCCAGGCGGTGGGCATGCGGCCGTCGAGCTTCGGCGCGAGGGCGGCGACCTTTTTGCCGTCGCTGACGGCGTACACGAAGAGACTCTGCCTGGTGAAGCCCGGGTCCGCGTAGGTCCAGCCGAACAGCTCGCCGTAGAAGCGCATGCCCGCTTCGAGGTCGGCGAGCGCCACCTCGACCCAGCACGGGGTGCCTTCCGCGAATTCGAGTCCGGCCATGGGCCCGGTCCTTCCTTGCATGTGCGAGGCGATGTGGTGCCCGTCACACTCAAAGTAACGGGCTGCCGCCTGGCGCGCAGAGGAGGGAATCGAACATATGGTCACATATCGTTACATTGCACCTTGGGATGCTTGGGTTGTCCACCAAAGTTGTCCACAGGCTGTTGATAAGACTATTCGGGTCAGGGGTGGATGCAGGGCCGGCGCGGTGCTCGATACGGGACGACGCACGGACGACGTACACGTGACGTACGCTCGCGGCGCTGCTGGCCGGTTCCCCATTTGCAGTCGGCCGAATCGCGCTCCGATCACCCCTCGGTAAGCTGACGGCATGACAGGACAAGTACGCACCGTCGACGGCCGCGTGGCCGGACGACGCGGCCAAGCGACGCGGCAGAAGCTGCTCGACTGCCTCAGCGAGATGCTCAGCTCCTCGCCCTACCGGGACGTCAAAGTCATCGACGTGGCCCGGAAAGCGGGGACTTCACCAGCGACGTTCTACCAGTACTTCCCTGACGTCGAAGGTGCCGTCCTCGAAATTGCCGAGGAAATGGCAAAGGAGGGCGCCGGGTTGACGGAACTCGTCTCCGGCCGCTCCTGGGTCGGCAAGGCGGGCTGGGCGACGTCCGAGGAACTTGTCGAGGGCTTCCTCGACTTCTGGCGCAAAAACGATGCGATCCTCCGGGTGGTCGATCTGGGCGCCGCGGAGGGCGACAAGCGGTTCTACAAGATCCGCATGAAAATCCTGAACTCCGTCACCAACTCCCTTACGGAGTCGGTGAAGGATCTCCAGTCCAAGGGCAAGGTCGACAAGGACGTGAGCCCGGCGGCTATGGCCGGATCGCTGGTCGCGATGCTGGCGGCGGTGGCCTCGCACCAGAAGGGTTTCCAGACCTGGGGTGTGAAACAGACCGAACTCAGGCCCAATCTGGCCCTGTTGGTGCACTTGGGTATCACCGGAAAGAAGCCGACGAAGTAGATCCGCGTCGCTTCCCGCCCACCCCGTCCACCCCGCCCACAGCCTCCGATCTGCAGTCTCCAGCTCCAGTCCTGTCTACGCAGCGGCGGACCGTGATTCGGTCCGCCGCTGCGGCATTCCCCCACTTGCTTCAGCGGCGCTCCAGCCGGAAGAGCCGGATCTGCCGGTCCACCCTCGTCTGGTACGTCGCGTACGGCGGCCAGAACATCAGCACCGCCCGCCACACCGCCTCCCGCTCCTCGCCCTCCAGCAGCCGCGCCCTGACCCGGATGTCCTGCCCCCGCCAGCTGATGCCGACGTCCGGGTGCGCCAGGAGGTTGGCCGTCCACGCCGGGTGCCCCGGACGGCCGAAGTTGCTGCCGATCAGAATCCAGGTGCCGGCGCTTCCGCCGTCCCCCTCCGGCATGCACGCGAGTGGCGTAGTCCGGGGCAGGCCGCTCTTGGCGCCCTTCGCGGTGAGGATCACGCCGGGCAGCATCTGGGCGCTCAGCATCACCTTGCCCCTGGTCAGGCGGTGGACCGCGCGGTCCATGGCCGGGATGAAATGCGGGGCGATCTTCGCGAAGGTGCGGGTCGACGACACCTTCTGGATCAGCCGGGTACCTGGCGGCATCAGCCCGCCACCGCCTCTCGTTCCTCCTGCGGACCGAAGAGGCCCGCGAGCTCCGCCGCGCGGTCGCGCAGCCGGTGGACGGGGCCGAACAGCAGCTCGTCGGCCGCCGCCCGCTTGAAGTACAGATGCGCGTCGTGCTCCCAGGTGAAGCCGATCCCGCCGTGCAGCTGAATGGCCTCGCCCGCGGTGCTGCGCAGCGCTTCGAGGGCCTGCGCAAGTGCGAGACCGCCTGTGGTGGGGTCCGAGGCCGCGCAGTACGCCGCCGAGCGGGCCGCCTGCACCTGTACGTACAGGTCGGCCAGCCGGTGCTTGACCGCCTGGAAGGAGCCGATCGCGCGCCCGAACTGCTCGCGGGCCTTGACGTAGTCGACGGTACGTTCCAACGCCTGCGAGGCCGCCCCGACCGCCTCGGCGGCGAGCACGGTGGCGGCGGTACGCCCGACGGCGGCCAGCGCGCGGGGCACGTCGGCAGCGTCGCTGCCCCCCAGCAACTCCCCGCCGACGTCGCGCAGTTGGATACGCCCCTGCGGGCGGGTCTCGTCCAGGGAGGTCTGCCGTACGCGCACGAGCCCCGGCGAGTCGGCCCGTACGAGAAACAGCAGCGTGCGGCTGCGGGCGAAGCCGCCCGTGTGCGCGGCGACCAGGAGCAGACCGGCGCTGTGCCCGTCGAGCACCTGCCCCGCTTCCCCGTACAACCGCCACCCACCGTCCACCCGGCCTTCCCCGTCCACCCGGCCTTGCCCGTCCACCCGCCGCGCCTGCACGCCCCCGGCGCGGCCGCCCCCGGCCCACTCCCCGCCCGCGTTGTCGCCGGTCAGGGCAAGCGCGGTGGAGAGGCCGGCGCCCGGTACGGCAAGGGTGGCGGTCAGAGCGCCGGCGGCGATGGGCGGGAGGAGGCCGGCGCACTGGGCGTCGGTACCGAGGTCGGCGATGAGGGGCGCGGCGAGTACGGCCGTACCGAGGAGGGGGGAGGGGAGCAGGGTGCGGCCCGTCTCCTCGCAGGCGAGGGCGAGTTCGGCGGTGGTGCAGCCGACGCCGCCGTGGGCGGTGGGCAGCGCGAGGCCCGGGAGGCCGAGCTCTTGGGCGAGCTGCTGCCAGAGTGCGGGGTCGTGGCCGGTGGTGGTGGCTGCGGCCGCCTTGACTTCGTCGGGGCCGCAACGTTTGGCGAGCAGTTCGCGCAGGGTGCGGCGGATTTCGTCCTGTTCCGCGGTGAAGGCGGCGTCCATGGAGCTCCCCTCCATCTGTATCTGACGGGGCGTCATGTTAGGGGCAGCCGACTGGGATGCACAGGGGGGTGAGCTTCTTTCCGCAGCCACCACCCAGCCCACATCTGATGTACCGTCAGATCTATGCCCACACCCCGACCTCGCCCCCACCGCAAGGTAGCCATAGTCGGCATATCCCTCTCCGACACCGGCCGCGTCGACGAGGCCACCCCCCACGCCCTCCACGCCCAGGCCGCCCGCCGCGCCCTCGCCGACTCCGGCCTCGACCGCCGCCTCATCGACGGTTTCGCCTCCGCAGGCCTGGGCACCCTCGCCCCGGTCGAGGTCGCCGAGTACCTCGGGCTGCGCCCCACCTGGGTCGATTCCACCGCCGTCGGCGGCTCCACCTGGGAAGTCATGGCCGCGCACGCCGCCGACGCCATCGCCGCCGGGCACGCCAATGCCGTACTGCTGGTGTACGGATCGACCGCCCGCGCCGACATCAAGGCCCGGCGCCGCACCTCGAACCTCTCCTTCGGGGCGCGCGGCCCGCTCCAGTTCGAGGTGCCGTACGGGCACACGCTCGTATCCAAGTACGCGATGGCCGCCCGCCGCCACATGCACGAGTACGGCACCACCCTGGAGCAGCTCGCCCAAGTCGCCGTCCAGGCAAGGGCGAACGCCGCCACCAACCCGGACGCGATGTACCGCGACCCGATCACCGTCGACGAGGTCCTGTCCGGCCCGGTGATCGCCGACCCCTTCACCAAGCTGCACTGCTGCATCCGCAGCGACGGCGGCTGCGCGGTCCTGATGGTCGCGGAGGAGTACGTCCCGGATTCGGCCAAGGCTCCGGTGTGGGTGCTCGGCGCCGGGACAGCGGTCTCGCACACCACCATGTCCGAGTGGGAGGACTTCACGGTCTCCCCCGCGGCCGTCTCGGGGCGCCTCGCCTTCGAGCGGGCCGGAGTGCGCCCTGCCGACATCGACCTCGCCGAGATCTACGACGCCTTCACCTACATGACCCTGGTGACGCTGGAAGACTTGGGCTTCTGCGCGAAGGGGGAGGGCGGGGCGTACGTCGAGAAGGGCCGCCTGCTGCGGGAAGGCGAGCTGCCGGTGAACACCGACGGCGGGGGCCTGTCCGCCTGCCATCCCGGGATGCGCGGGCTGTTCCTGCTGGTCGAAGCGGTGCGGCAGCTGAGGGGCGAGGCGGGCGAAGGCCAGGTCCGCAAGGCGGGCGGGAGGCTGCCGGAGCTGGCGGTGGCGTCGGGGACGGGCGGCTGGTTCTGCTCGTCGGGGACGGTGGTGCTGGGCCGGAACAACTGACTCATGGTGTGGGATGGCCCGAACCGATCACCACATGCACCGTTGCTTTGATCATCAAGTGATCTCAGCAATCCCGGCGTTTCCGCCGGAATGGTCCGTAACGGTGTCACCAGAGCCCGAGTTGCACCCTGGTGGCTTGTTGACGGTCTCCCGTTTCCTTCCCGGCCCGGGGGCTGGGGATTGCGCCACCTGCCCGCCCCGTCCCGGCCTTGCGGCGCGGACGGGTGGTGCGGGTCTTGCGGTCGGCTCCACGGGGCTTCGACTCCGCTTTGACGGCAGGGTCCAGGTCTCCGGCCACTCCGGTACCTGTCGTGCGGGCCGCGAGGGCGACCAGGTTGTGTCCCGCGTTCGCGTCCCGGTCAAGGACCAGGCCGCAGTTGTCGCACTCGAAGACACGCACACTGAGGGGCAGTTTGGCTTTCACCACACCGCAGCGGGAGCAGGTCTTCGAGGAGGGGAGCCAGCGGTCGGCAACGACGAGGCGTGTGCCGTGCCGACGGGTTTTGTAGGTGAGCTGGCGTCGGATCTCGCCGAACGCGGCATCCGCGACGCGGCGGGACAGGCGGCGGTTGCGGCCCATTCCGGCGACGTTGAGGTCTTCGACGACGACCGTGCCGTACTCGGCTGCGAGGCGGGTCGTCATCTTGTGGAGGGTGTCCTCGCGCAGGTTCGCGACCCGGT from Streptomyces spiramyceticus carries:
- a CDS encoding Zn-ribbon domain-containing OB-fold protein, whose translation is MTDSLLTPVADDDGAPFWEYAARGELRIQACAAPACGELRFPPRPCCPHCRSFDSEWRRMSGKGRIWSYVLPHPPLLPAYAAQAPYNAVVVELADAPHIRLVGNVVTGAEAALDSVDPARLRIGAKVHAVFTAGPGGVTVPRWLLERS
- a CDS encoding nitroreductase family deazaflavin-dependent oxidoreductase, which produces MPPGTRLIQKVSSTRTFAKIAPHFIPAMDRAVHRLTRGKVMLSAQMLPGVILTAKGAKSGLPRTTPLACMPEGDGGSAGTWILIGSNFGRPGHPAWTANLLAHPDVGISWRGQDIRVRARLLEGEEREAVWRAVLMFWPPYATYQTRVDRQIRLFRLERR
- a CDS encoding PQQ-binding-like beta-propeller repeat protein, with the translated sequence MVEQLTQHDPRRIGPFEVLGRLGAGGMGLVYLARSASGRRVAIKTVRTELAEDQLFRVRFTREVEAARAVSGFYTAAVVDADPRAAVPWLATAYVPAPSLEEIVNECGPMPAQAVRWLAAGIAEALQSIHGAGLVHRDLKPSNVLVVEDGPRVIDFGIASGVSNTRLTMTNVAVGTPAYMSPEQARDSRSVTGASDIFSLGSTLVFAATGHAPFHGANPVETVFMLLREGPDVEGLPDELRPLIESCMQMEAVLRPSPADLQAQLSPHLFASGQDDSGTASAWLPERATAMIEQRRGGRAVPPSTPSARNTPPPRAHATPPRPPGPPPAAHLQPAQAAHPAQAAHAPQGAHAGHGAHAAPAPHHAVRLPGSKVPIGPGPRVAETRAGTAPVHGENATGWIRPPAGVNGAEAVTGIVASPAPSSPPSPTSSSAPPSVPQPGPSADGAGPAGGWRPWRFRMSNDVWGTPAVAGDLVYVTSFEVHALDVASGRRQFKTRDVAWAMAVAGGRIHASDGPTLYALDAADGAERWRLQTDAWVYSLKADRGTVVTGTRGGGVQAWEASNGQKLWELTGAQTDFETPEAGPAVHDDTVYVWQNARLRALDSRTGTERWSYPIGDAAACGGVPVRVTPAPDGYVYVSAGTRVLAIDTVSGHVRWHFEAPAVFLCPPAFAPGPAVTGGGVYLADYLGTVYALDASTGKDRWRIATESRKSIEPVLVAAGNIHVGSGSALYTLDAVTGTPKWRFAAGGEVIGTPVVSDGRVHFGSADHCLYTLDASGGQLRWKLATGGEITGSPVAQGGVVYACSKDRCVYALDAVKGTATGRPSGAHA
- a CDS encoding lipid-transfer protein → MTTLKDATAIVGTGQTSFARQLPESEKTLACRAILAALDDAGIDPSEVDGLASYTMEETDEVEVAKAIGAGDVTFFSKVGYGGGGSCATVAHLASAIATGQASVGVAWRSRKRGSGPRPWKNTAVQLPTPAQWTRPFGLLRPADEIGMLARRYMHEYGATRDHLFNVALACRNRANQNPAAIMYERPLTRDMYMTSRWISEPLCLFDNCLETDGALACVIVSAERARDCRQKPVYVHSVAQGLPAQHHGMVNYWNDDPLTGPAWTAARQLWKQADFGPEDVDVAQIYDAFTPLIPLSLEGYGFCGRGEGAAFTEGGALESGGRLPINTGGGGLSEAYVHGFNLITEGVKQLRGTSTAQVPDAGTCLVTAGEGVPTSALLLRS
- a CDS encoding enoyl-CoA hydratase/isomerase family protein gives rise to the protein MSIRVERDKESGVAVVTLDRAHKHNAVDLDMAGQLSSAWRDFRFDDNVRAVVVTGAGEKAFCTGIDRDVDVPQPSSPYSVDDPLIAIGPKANDLWKPVIAAVRGMACGGAFYLLGEAEFIVAAEDAVFFDPHTTYGMVSAYEAIYMAQRMPFGEVARMALMGTAERVSARRAYETGLVSEVAEPGDELKAAVRCAEVIASYPTEAVQGTVRAVWAAKEGARSQALAQAPHLVALGNLPPERQAALFTARRPEFRTR
- a CDS encoding acyl-CoA dehydrogenase family protein, which translates into the protein MDAAFTAEQDEIRRTLRELLAKRCGPDEVKAAAATTTGHDPALWQQLAQELGLPGLALPTAHGGVGCTTAELALACEETGRTLLPSPLLGTAVLAAPLIADLGTDAQCAGLLPPIAAGALTATLAVPGAGLSTALALTGDNAGGEWAGGGRAGGVQARRVDGQGRVDGEGRVDGGWRLYGEAGQVLDGHSAGLLLVAAHTGGFARSRTLLFLVRADSPGLVRVRQTSLDETRPQGRIQLRDVGGELLGGSDAADVPRALAAVGRTAATVLAAEAVGAASQALERTVDYVKAREQFGRAIGSFQAVKHRLADLYVQVQAARSAAYCAASDPTTGGLALAQALEALRSTAGEAIQLHGGIGFTWEHDAHLYFKRAAADELLFGPVHRLRDRAAELAGLFGPQEEREAVAG
- a CDS encoding TetR family transcriptional regulator — encoded protein: MTGQVRTVDGRVAGRRGQATRQKLLDCLSEMLSSSPYRDVKVIDVARKAGTSPATFYQYFPDVEGAVLEIAEEMAKEGAGLTELVSGRSWVGKAGWATSEELVEGFLDFWRKNDAILRVVDLGAAEGDKRFYKIRMKILNSVTNSLTESVKDLQSKGKVDKDVSPAAMAGSLVAMLAAVASHQKGFQTWGVKQTELRPNLALLVHLGITGKKPTK
- a CDS encoding thiolase C-terminal domain-containing protein, which produces MPTPRPRPHRKVAIVGISLSDTGRVDEATPHALHAQAARRALADSGLDRRLIDGFASAGLGTLAPVEVAEYLGLRPTWVDSTAVGGSTWEVMAAHAADAIAAGHANAVLLVYGSTARADIKARRRTSNLSFGARGPLQFEVPYGHTLVSKYAMAARRHMHEYGTTLEQLAQVAVQARANAATNPDAMYRDPITVDEVLSGPVIADPFTKLHCCIRSDGGCAVLMVAEEYVPDSAKAPVWVLGAGTAVSHTTMSEWEDFTVSPAAVSGRLAFERAGVRPADIDLAEIYDAFTYMTLVTLEDLGFCAKGEGGAYVEKGRLLREGELPVNTDGGGLSACHPGMRGLFLLVEAVRQLRGEAGEGQVRKAGGRLPELAVASGTGGWFCSSGTVVLGRNN
- a CDS encoding VOC family protein is translated as MAGLEFAEGTPCWVEVALADLEAGMRFYGELFGWTYADPGFTRQSLFVYAVSDGKKVAALAPKLDGRMPTAWGVYFATDDAAALARKIKDAGGQMVTDPVPVPPLGTMAMAADPGGAVFGLWQAGTHAGFEKRDEPGSFCWTEVYSRRKELTDPFYETVFGFQGFDLEEAGQDFRTWSPAGADAGPDTAIGGRSLIGDVFPAEMPDHFMIYFVVEDCDEAAATAVAQGGRIQAEPFDTPYGRIAVLTDNQGATFAVLAEPEETAA